A region from the Agrobacterium cucumeris genome encodes:
- the ispG gene encoding flavodoxin-dependent (E)-4-hydroxy-3-methylbut-2-enyl-diphosphate synthase: MTSHADYDPKPRRASVAVDVGGVIVGGGAPVVVQSMTNTDTADIDATVQQVAALFQAGSEMVRITVDRDESAAAVPKIRERLLRLGMDVPLIGDFHYIGHKLLADHPACAEALAKYRINPGNVGFKDKKDKQFGEIVEMAIRYDKPVRIGVNWGSLDQELLTTLMDRNKEEGFPLSARQVTREAIVQSALISAELAEEIGLPRNRIILSAKVSQVQDLIAVYSMLSERSNHALHLGLTEAGMGSKGIVASSAAMGYVLQHGIGDTIRVSLTPEPNGDRTREVQVAQELLQVMGFRQFIPVVAACPGCGRTTSTVFQELAQNIQNDIRKNMPVWREKYPGVEALNVAVMGCIVNGPGESKHADIGISLPGTGESPAAPVFIDGEKALTLRGPNIAGDFEALVADYIEKRFGRKDAAE, translated from the coding sequence ATGACGTCACATGCCGATTACGATCCAAAGCCCCGCCGCGCATCCGTCGCTGTCGACGTGGGCGGCGTCATCGTTGGCGGCGGTGCGCCCGTCGTCGTGCAGTCGATGACCAATACCGATACCGCTGACATCGACGCCACCGTGCAACAGGTGGCCGCGCTTTTCCAGGCCGGTTCGGAAATGGTGCGTATTACCGTTGACCGCGACGAGAGCGCTGCAGCCGTGCCGAAAATCCGCGAGCGGCTGCTGCGTCTCGGCATGGATGTGCCGCTGATCGGCGATTTCCATTATATCGGCCACAAGCTTCTGGCCGATCATCCGGCCTGTGCCGAAGCGCTGGCGAAATACCGCATCAATCCCGGCAATGTCGGCTTCAAGGACAAGAAGGACAAGCAGTTCGGCGAAATCGTCGAAATGGCGATCCGTTATGACAAGCCCGTGCGCATCGGCGTGAACTGGGGGTCGCTCGATCAGGAATTGCTGACCACGCTGATGGATCGTAACAAGGAAGAGGGGTTTCCGCTCTCCGCCCGTCAGGTCACGCGTGAGGCCATCGTCCAGTCGGCGCTGATTTCCGCCGAGCTTGCCGAAGAGATCGGCCTGCCGCGCAACCGCATCATCCTTTCGGCCAAGGTCAGCCAGGTGCAGGACCTGATTGCCGTTTATTCGATGTTGTCGGAGCGCTCCAACCACGCCCTGCATCTGGGCCTGACGGAAGCCGGCATGGGTTCCAAGGGCATCGTCGCCTCGTCTGCCGCCATGGGTTACGTTCTGCAGCACGGCATCGGTGACACGATCCGCGTCTCCCTGACGCCGGAGCCGAATGGCGACCGCACCCGTGAGGTGCAGGTGGCGCAGGAATTGCTGCAGGTCATGGGTTTCAGGCAATTCATTCCGGTGGTTGCGGCATGTCCCGGCTGCGGGCGCACCACGTCCACCGTCTTTCAGGAGCTGGCGCAGAATATCCAGAACGATATTCGCAAGAACATGCCGGTCTGGCGTGAAAAATATCCCGGTGTCGAGGCATTGAACGTCGCCGTCATGGGCTGCATCGTCAATGGCCCCGGTGAAAGCAAACATGCCGATATCGGCATTTCCCTGCCCGGAACCGGCGAAAGCCCGGCAGCGCCGGTCTTCATCGACGGGGAAAAGGCGCTCACTTTGCGTGGTCCCAACATTGCCGGTGATTTCGAAGCGCTTGTGGCCGATTACATCGAAAAGCGTTTTGGCCGGAAAGACGCGGCGGAGTAA
- a CDS encoding aldose epimerase family protein produces the protein MSDGAARENFGFTATGEKVERVTISKGGLTAKVITWGAVIQDLRLDGHQPPLVLGFDKFEDYKYSSYFGATPGRNANRIGDGKFSIDGQEYQLELNEKGVTHLHGGSDGMGKRNWMLMEHGENHAVLQIIDPDGRAGYPGNCTVTATYTILDGGVLSVVYETVTDKPTIANVCQHSYFNLDGADTALGHEISIAADFFLPTNDKQIPTGEIRSVEGTVFDLRQPTPMRRKEDGEQVLYDHNFCLSPERRAKRKIARAYSPASDIALEVHTTEPGVQFYSAFKLNVPVPGLDGRHYGPFAGFCLETQIWPDAVNHPDFPHAILRPGETLRQETDYIFTKG, from the coding sequence ATGAGCGACGGGGCAGCACGCGAGAATTTCGGTTTCACGGCGACCGGTGAAAAGGTCGAGCGTGTCACCATCTCGAAGGGCGGACTGACGGCCAAAGTCATCACCTGGGGCGCGGTCATTCAGGATCTGCGCCTCGATGGTCATCAGCCGCCGCTCGTTCTCGGCTTCGATAAATTCGAGGACTATAAATATTCCTCCTATTTCGGCGCCACCCCCGGCCGTAATGCCAACCGCATCGGCGACGGTAAATTCTCGATCGACGGGCAAGAATACCAGCTGGAGCTGAACGAAAAGGGCGTAACCCATCTGCATGGCGGCAGCGACGGTATGGGCAAACGCAACTGGATGCTGATGGAGCATGGCGAAAACCATGCCGTTCTGCAGATCATCGATCCCGACGGTCGCGCCGGTTATCCCGGCAACTGCACGGTCACCGCCACCTATACGATCCTCGACGGCGGCGTGCTTTCGGTGGTCTACGAAACGGTGACCGACAAGCCGACCATCGCCAATGTCTGCCAGCACTCCTATTTCAACCTCGACGGTGCGGATACCGCACTTGGGCATGAGATCAGCATCGCCGCTGATTTTTTCCTGCCGACCAACGACAAACAGATACCAACCGGCGAAATCCGCTCTGTTGAAGGCACCGTCTTCGACCTGCGCCAACCGACACCGATGCGGCGCAAGGAGGATGGTGAGCAGGTCCTCTACGATCACAATTTCTGCCTCTCGCCCGAGCGCCGCGCAAAGCGCAAGATTGCCCGCGCCTATTCGCCGGCCTCGGATATCGCCCTTGAGGTTCACACCACCGAACCCGGTGTGCAGTTCTATTCGGCCTTCAAGCTGAACGTTCCGGTTCCCGGCCTCGATGGCCGCCACTATGGTCCCTTTGCCGGTTTTTGCCTCGAAACGCAGATCTGGCCTGATGCCGTCAATCACCCTGATTTTCCGCACGCGATCCTGCGGCCGGGCGAAACCCTGCGTCAGGAAACAGATTATATTTTCACGAAGGGCTGA
- a CDS encoding OmpA family protein, which translates to MIKKIAIVALCGTYLSACTTTDPYTGEQKMSNTAGGAGIGAVVGALGGLAVGGSPTGRRNAALIGAGIGALAGGAIGNYMDGQEAELRAQLQGTGVSVSRRGDSIVLNMPSNITFATDQDQVIPPFYQTLDSVGIVLNKFNRTLIDINGHTDSTGSPGYNQGLSERRAASVANYLGARGVDQRRISTLGFGASQPIASNATPDGRAQNRRVEVLISPLKG; encoded by the coding sequence ATGATCAAAAAAATCGCGATCGTCGCCCTTTGCGGGACCTATCTTTCCGCCTGCACCACCACCGATCCCTATACGGGTGAACAGAAGATGTCGAACACCGCGGGTGGTGCCGGCATCGGCGCCGTGGTCGGCGCGCTCGGCGGTCTGGCTGTCGGCGGTTCGCCGACCGGTCGTCGTAATGCCGCGCTTATCGGTGCGGGCATCGGTGCGCTCGCCGGTGGCGCCATCGGCAATTATATGGATGGTCAGGAAGCCGAGCTTCGCGCCCAGCTTCAGGGTACGGGCGTTTCGGTTTCCCGCCGTGGCGACAGCATCGTCCTCAACATGCCGTCGAACATCACCTTTGCGACGGATCAGGATCAGGTCATTCCGCCGTTTTATCAGACGCTCGATTCCGTCGGCATCGTGCTGAACAAATTCAACCGCACGCTGATCGACATCAATGGTCACACCGATTCCACCGGCAGCCCCGGTTACAATCAGGGCCTTTCGGAACGTCGCGCCGCATCGGTTGCCAATTACCTCGGCGCGCGCGGCGTCGATCAGCGCCGCATTTCGACGCTTGGTTTCGGTGCTTCGCAGCCGATCGCATCGAATGCAACGCCTGACGGTCGCGCTCAGAACCGTCGCGTTGAAGTGCTGATTTCGCCTCTCAAGGGCTGA
- the mtgA gene encoding monofunctional biosynthetic peptidoglycan transglycosylase gives MTLLALLILPYLLIPVYALPFMRPVSTLMLADLVTLQGYDRRWVPLEDISPRLVQSVMMSEDGQFCFHGGVDWNQMQSVVSNALDGASTRGASTIPMQTAKNLFLWNGRSFLRKGLELPLAIAADFVWSKKRMMEIYLNVAEWGPGIYGIEAAAQHHFKVPAAKLSSRQAALLAVSLPNPIDRVASKPGRGLQRLAGVIERRARASGAYVGCVLD, from the coding sequence ATGACCTTGCTGGCTTTGCTGATCCTGCCCTATCTGCTGATTCCCGTCTATGCGCTGCCGTTCATGCGGCCCGTTTCGACGCTGATGCTTGCCGATCTGGTAACACTGCAGGGCTATGACCGGCGCTGGGTTCCGCTCGAGGATATTTCGCCCCGTCTTGTGCAATCCGTGATGATGTCCGAAGACGGGCAATTCTGTTTCCATGGTGGCGTGGACTGGAACCAGATGCAATCCGTGGTCAGCAATGCACTCGATGGCGCCTCCACCCGCGGCGCCAGCACCATTCCAATGCAGACAGCCAAGAACCTGTTTTTATGGAACGGCCGCTCGTTTCTGCGCAAGGGACTGGAACTGCCGCTGGCGATCGCGGCCGATTTTGTCTGGTCCAAAAAGCGGATGATGGAGATTTATCTCAACGTCGCCGAATGGGGACCAGGTATTTATGGCATCGAGGCTGCCGCGCAGCATCATTTCAAGGTGCCGGCGGCAAAGCTCAGTTCCCGTCAGGCGGCGCTGCTCGCCGTTTCCCTGCCCAATCCCATTGACCGGGTCGCCAGCAAGCCCGGGCGTGGTCTGCAAAGGCTGGCTGGTGTTATCGAGCGGCGCGCCCGGGCCTCGGGCGCTTATGTCGGCTGCGTACTGGACTGA
- a CDS encoding MFS transporter: protein MNGPTTFSPTAARSSYLTRHRLGVSLLFLMNGFMMGSWAPKIPEFAARLSLSESALGLIILVFGIGSLVFMPIAGSQIARFGSRTVSLVTAAIFLPTLLFISWAGTIWAGVIAVFLFGGLTGAMDVAMNANAVAVERDMRRAIMSSCHAFWSLGGLIGAGLGGYLITAIGVQGHAIALTVIALVLLVIAWPRVLADRPHAEAERPKGGLPLTPLPWIIGLMALFSMVPEGAILDWGALYLRNELGASVSQSGFAFAAFSMTMAAMRFAGDLVRDRFGAVNTLRFCSVMSITGLLIAGLAGSSTFVIIGFAIAGIGISNMVPIAFSAAGNMPGLAPGIGLSVVTTMGYSGILVAPSAIGFIAEHTGLASVFLALPLLHVVVLLLSRLARHADGAGKE from the coding sequence ATGAATGGCCCCACGACATTTTCGCCGACGGCTGCGCGCTCGTCCTATCTGACGCGGCACAGGCTGGGTGTTTCCCTGCTGTTCTTGATGAACGGTTTCATGATGGGCTCATGGGCACCCAAGATTCCGGAATTTGCGGCGCGGCTGTCGCTCAGCGAAAGCGCGCTTGGCCTGATCATTCTGGTCTTCGGCATTGGCTCGCTGGTTTTCATGCCGATAGCCGGTTCCCAGATCGCCCGTTTCGGTTCGCGCACGGTCAGCCTGGTCACTGCGGCGATCTTCCTGCCGACACTGCTTTTCATCTCCTGGGCTGGCACGATCTGGGCGGGTGTGATTGCGGTCTTCCTGTTTGGCGGCCTCACGGGGGCGATGGATGTCGCCATGAACGCCAATGCCGTGGCGGTGGAGCGGGACATGCGCCGCGCGATCATGTCGTCCTGCCATGCCTTCTGGAGCCTTGGCGGCCTGATCGGCGCCGGTCTTGGCGGTTATCTCATCACGGCAATCGGTGTGCAGGGCCATGCCATTGCGTTGACGGTTATCGCGCTTGTATTGCTGGTCATTGCCTGGCCGCGGGTGCTCGCGGATCGTCCGCATGCCGAGGCCGAACGTCCGAAAGGTGGCTTGCCGCTGACGCCGCTGCCGTGGATCATCGGCCTGATGGCGCTGTTTTCGATGGTGCCGGAAGGCGCGATCCTCGATTGGGGTGCGCTTTATCTGCGCAATGAACTGGGGGCTTCCGTCTCGCAGTCCGGTTTTGCCTTTGCGGCCTTCTCCATGACCATGGCGGCCATGCGTTTTGCCGGCGATCTGGTGCGTGACCGGTTCGGTGCGGTCAACACCCTGCGGTTCTGCTCGGTCATGTCGATCACCGGTCTCTTGATTGCCGGCCTTGCGGGGAGCTCCACTTTCGTGATTATCGGCTTTGCCATTGCCGGCATCGGCATTTCCAACATGGTGCCCATCGCCTTTTCCGCGGCGGGCAACATGCCGGGGCTGGCACCGGGAATCGGGCTCTCGGTCGTCACCACCATGGGTTATTCCGGCATTCTGGTGGCGCCGTCAGCCATCGGTTTCATTGCCGAACATACGGGTCTCGCCAGTGTCTTCCTTGCATTGCCGTTGCTGCATGTGGTGGTTTTGCTGCTTTCGCGGCTTGCCCGGCATGCGGATGGAGCAGGCAAAGAATAG
- a CDS encoding polyprenyl synthetase family protein, translating into MDAQMTNFETRLRENAAKTEALLGRLLSGEARADEITRPQNLLDAMRHGVLNGGKRLRPFLVIESAALLGGDAEAAHYVGAALECLHCYSLVHDDLPAMDDDDLRRGQPTVHRKFDEATAILAGDSLLTLAFDIIASDENPLAAERKAALVLSLARAAGIGGMAGGQAFDLAAEKKAPDEAGIITLQAMKTGALLRFACEAGAIISGSDVSERQRLRLFGEKIGLAFQLADDLLDLTADAATMGKATGKDAARGKGTLVALRGEDWARAKLQEQVTEASNLLAPYGEKAAILIAAARFIAERKS; encoded by the coding sequence ATGGACGCTCAGATGACGAATTTCGAAACGAGGCTGCGCGAAAACGCGGCAAAAACCGAAGCCCTGCTTGGCCGCCTGCTTTCCGGTGAAGCACGCGCAGACGAGATCACGCGTCCGCAAAACCTGCTCGACGCCATGCGCCATGGTGTGCTGAACGGCGGCAAACGCCTGCGGCCCTTTCTCGTTATCGAAAGCGCCGCCCTTCTGGGCGGAGATGCCGAAGCTGCCCATTATGTCGGCGCAGCACTGGAATGCCTGCATTGTTATTCGCTTGTGCATGACGATCTGCCGGCCATGGACGACGACGACCTGCGCCGCGGCCAGCCGACGGTGCACCGCAAATTCGATGAGGCGACCGCCATTCTCGCCGGTGACAGCCTGCTGACGCTCGCCTTCGATATTATCGCCTCGGATGAAAACCCGCTTGCGGCCGAGCGTAAGGCCGCACTCGTGCTTTCACTTGCCCGCGCAGCCGGCATCGGCGGCATGGCCGGTGGACAGGCGTTTGATCTTGCTGCAGAAAAAAAGGCGCCGGACGAGGCCGGCATCATTACATTGCAGGCTATGAAAACCGGCGCTTTGCTGCGTTTCGCCTGCGAGGCCGGCGCGATCATTTCCGGAAGTGATGTTTCCGAACGGCAAAGGCTACGCCTCTTCGGCGAAAAAATCGGCCTCGCCTTCCAGCTCGCCGATGATCTTCTCGATCTCACTGCCGATGCCGCCACCATGGGCAAGGCAACCGGCAAGGATGCCGCACGCGGCAAGGGAACATTGGTCGCCTTGCGCGGTGAAGACTGGGCGCGCGCCAAGCTGCAGGAACAGGTAACGGAAGCCAGTAACCTCTTGGCCCCTTATGGCGAAAAGGCTGCAATTCTCATCGCGGCCGCAAGGTTCATTGCCGAACGGAAAAGCTGA
- the metA gene encoding homoserine O-acetyltransferase MetA, producing MPIKIPDTLPAFETLVHEGVRVMTETAAIRQDIRPLQIGLLNLMPNKIKTEVQMARLVGASPLQVEFSLIRIGGHRAKNTPEEHLLSFYETWEEVRHRKFDGFIITGAPIEMLDYEDVTYWAEMQKIFDWTQTNVHSTLNVCWGAMAAIYHFHGVPKYELKEKAFGVYRHRNLCPSSIYLSGFSDDFQVPVSRWTEVRRADIEKHPELEILMESEEMGVCLVHEKAGNRLYMFNHVEYDSTSLSDEYFRDANAGVPIKLPHDYFPHNDPELAPLNRWRSHAHLFFGNWINEIYQTTPYDLESIGKLAA from the coding sequence ATGCCGATCAAGATTCCCGATACGCTTCCCGCCTTTGAGACCCTCGTTCATGAGGGCGTGCGGGTCATGACCGAAACGGCGGCCATCCGGCAGGATATCCGCCCGCTCCAGATCGGGCTTCTCAACCTCATGCCGAACAAGATCAAGACGGAAGTGCAGATGGCCCGCCTCGTCGGCGCCTCGCCGTTGCAGGTGGAGTTTTCGCTGATCCGTATCGGCGGCCATCGCGCCAAGAACACGCCGGAAGAACATCTTCTGTCCTTCTATGAAACGTGGGAGGAAGTGCGCCACCGTAAGTTTGACGGTTTCATCATCACCGGCGCGCCCATCGAGATGCTGGACTACGAAGATGTGACCTACTGGGCCGAGATGCAGAAGATTTTCGACTGGACACAAACCAACGTCCATTCGACGCTGAATGTCTGCTGGGGCGCGATGGCGGCCATCTACCATTTCCACGGCGTGCCGAAATACGAGCTGAAGGAAAAGGCGTTCGGTGTTTATCGCCACCGCAATCTCTGCCCATCATCGATCTATCTGAGCGGCTTTTCGGACGATTTCCAGGTTCCGGTCTCACGCTGGACGGAGGTACGCCGCGCCGATATCGAAAAACACCCCGAACTTGAAATCCTGATGGAGTCAGAGGAAATGGGCGTGTGTCTGGTGCATGAGAAGGCCGGCAACAGGCTCTATATGTTCAATCATGTCGAATATGATTCAACCTCGCTTTCGGATGAATATTTCCGCGACGCAAATGCCGGAGTGCCCATCAAGCTACCGCATGATTATTTTCCGCACAATGACCCGGAGCTTGCCCCGCTGAACCGTTGGCGCAGCCACGCCCATCTGTTTTTCGGCAACTGGATCAACGAGATATATCAGACGACGCCCTACGATCTCGAATCCATCGGCAAACTCGCCGCGTAA
- a CDS encoding DeoR/GlpR family DNA-binding transcription regulator yields the protein MSDHFVSERQALILAQLRQSGRVLAQDLAQNFGVSEDTVRRDLREMAARGECLRVYGGALLSDSMTVPLKTRITEDADRKALLARAVIPFLEPGMVVFIDAGSTNLAVARAIPAGLKLTVVTNTPTIAAELTGRADIDLVLIGGKVDPAVGAAIDAMALRQLELMRPDLCILGVCGVAAETGLSADVFEDAVFKRLACSASQRIVAAITTEKLGHKAAFHVHDFSPPLCLVLEQDADRALVEALSAKGVDVHCGDEDAVQFSHGQV from the coding sequence ATGAGCGATCATTTTGTCAGTGAGCGGCAGGCGCTCATCCTAGCGCAGTTGCGGCAGAGCGGCCGCGTGCTTGCGCAGGATCTTGCCCAGAATTTCGGTGTTTCCGAAGACACCGTGCGCCGCGACCTGCGCGAGATGGCGGCGCGCGGGGAATGCCTGCGGGTTTATGGCGGAGCGCTGCTTTCTGATAGCATGACGGTGCCGTTGAAGACGCGCATTACTGAGGATGCCGATCGCAAGGCCCTGCTGGCGCGTGCCGTCATTCCGTTTCTCGAGCCGGGCATGGTCGTCTTCATCGATGCCGGCTCCACGAACCTCGCTGTCGCAAGGGCCATTCCCGCCGGTCTCAAGTTGACGGTAGTGACCAATACACCCACCATAGCCGCCGAACTGACGGGGCGGGCCGATATCGATCTTGTGCTGATCGGCGGCAAGGTCGATCCGGCCGTCGGCGCCGCAATCGATGCTATGGCGCTCAGGCAGCTCGAACTGATGCGGCCTGATCTCTGTATTCTCGGTGTTTGCGGTGTCGCGGCGGAGACGGGTCTGTCTGCGGATGTTTTCGAGGATGCGGTGTTCAAGCGGCTTGCCTGCAGCGCCAGCCAGCGGATCGTCGCTGCAATAACGACGGAAAAGCTCGGCCATAAGGCGGCTTTTCATGTGCATGATTTTTCCCCACCGCTTTGCCTCGTGCTGGAACAGGATGCCGACCGCGCATTGGTAGAGGCACTGTCGGCAAAAGGTGTAGACGTTCATTGCGGCGACGAAGACGCCGTTCAATTTTCCCACGGTCAAGTCTGA
- a CDS encoding thiamine diphosphokinase, giving the protein MDKERFTILLGGDVTVTDRLKLAVADSRVIAADGGMRHAGPLGLTPELWVGDFDSASNDLLGAWPDVERQPYPAAKAVTDGEIAVSEALSRGARSLLLVGALGGERSDHALQHLLYAVALAERGLDVTLTSGDEEAQPLLPGSLDVDLPAGSLFSVAGFTALQGLDIGNVRYPLDDFALAFGSSRTISNVANGGPVHFSLKSGKAIVLARPYDLTGA; this is encoded by the coding sequence ATGGATAAAGAGCGCTTCACCATTCTGCTTGGCGGCGATGTCACGGTTACCGACCGCCTGAAGCTGGCGGTTGCCGATAGCCGCGTGATCGCGGCCGATGGCGGCATGCGCCATGCCGGACCACTCGGCCTTACCCCGGAGCTTTGGGTGGGGGATTTCGATTCCGCCAGTAACGATCTGCTGGGCGCCTGGCCAGATGTCGAGCGGCAGCCTTACCCGGCCGCAAAGGCCGTGACCGATGGCGAGATCGCGGTCTCGGAAGCACTCTCCCGTGGGGCGCGTTCGCTGCTGCTGGTGGGGGCGCTTGGAGGCGAGAGAAGCGACCACGCGCTACAACATCTTCTTTATGCGGTGGCGCTTGCCGAACGGGGTCTCGACGTGACACTGACGTCAGGCGACGAGGAGGCGCAGCCACTTCTTCCCGGTTCGCTTGATGTCGATCTGCCGGCCGGTTCGCTGTTTTCCGTGGCCGGATTTACCGCCCTTCAAGGGCTGGATATCGGCAATGTGCGTTATCCGCTTGACGATTTCGCGCTTGCTTTCGGCTCTTCCCGCACTATTTCCAATGTCGCGAATGGCGGCCCTGTGCATTTCTCGCTGAAAAGCGGCAAAGCCATAGTCCTC